From the Terriglobia bacterium genome, the window CCGTGCTCGCAGATACCGATGCGGAAAAGCTGCGCGCGCTGGGCTATGGCGCGGAAAGCGCTGGCCCCGGCGACGCGGAGATCGAAGCGCTGGTCGCGGAGCGCAACGCCGCCCGCAAACGGCGCGACTTCGCGGCTTCCGACCGCATCCGCCAGCAGCTTGCGGATCGTGGTATACTCCTCGAGGACACTAAGGACGGCGGTGTCCGCTGGAAACGCAAATGAGCATAATTTCTCACATCCGCGTTCCGTACCTCCCGGGGCACATCCCGCCGGCCGCCCAGCGGCCAAACCTTTATAGCGTTGACTAACATTTTTATCCTTGGCAAGCCTTTCGGGGCGTAGTCCGTTCGAGCACGGCCTCCCCTCGAGCTTGCGCTTCCCCCGCGGTACCCGGGACAACCTCCAACGCGAAACCGCCCAGGCGGTCAGAGGAGAATGAGATGCAGACCACAGTGGAATCCAAGCTTCCCCGGCTGGTGACGGCGCTGCCGGGACCCCAGGCCAAGCGCATCGTGGAATACGACGGCAAGTTCATGTCGCCCTCCTACACCCGCGAATACCAGTTGGTGGCCAAGCGCGGGCGCGGCGCCATCGTCGAGGACGTGGACGGCAATACCTTTCTCGATTTCGCAGCGGGTATCGCCGTGTGCGCCACCGGGCACTGCCACCCGAAAGTGGTGGACGCGATCCAGAAGCAGGCGGCCGAGCTGATTCACATGTCCGGAACGGACTTTTTCTATGAGTGCTTGCCGCAGCTGGCGGAGCGCCTGGTGAAGACCATGCCCGGCGCGGAGCCGAAGCGGGTCTTCTTCGGCAATTCGGGGACGGAGGCGGTGGAGGGCGCCATCAAGCTGGCGCGCTACACCACCAAGCGGGACAAGATCATCGCCTTCTACGGCTGCTTCCATGGCCGCACGCTGGGTTCGCTGTCGCTGACGGCCTCGAAAGCGGCGCAGCGCAAGGGCTTCGGCACCATGCTCGGGGGCATCGAGCATATTCCATATCCGGACGCCTACCGCTGTGCGCACGGCCACACCAAAGAAACCTGCGGCACGGAAATCATCGAGCAGCTCGAAAACGATATCTTCAAGCGGCTGTTCGATCCCGCGGACGTCGCGGCGATCATCATCGAGCCGATCCAGGGCGAGGGCGGATACATCGCTGCGCCGAAAGCCTTCCTGCAGGAACTGCAGCGCATCTGCCGGAAGAACGGAATCATGCTCATCGCGGACGAAGTGCAGTCCGGAATCGGACGCACCGGGAAGTGGTGGGCCTACGAACACGCCGGGATCGAGCCGGACATCATCACCACGGCGAAGGGCATCGCCAGCGGAATGCCGCTGGGGGCCTTTATCGCGCGGGAGAGCGTGATGAACTGGCAGCCGGGCTCGCACGGCACCACATTCGGCGGCAATCCCGTGTGCATCGCGGCGGCGCTGGCCACCATGGACCTGGTCGAGAGCGGGTACATGGAAAACGCCCGGCGCATGGGCGATTACCTGTTCGGGAAGATGGCGGACTGGACCAAGAAGTTCAAGATCGTCGGCGACGTGCGCGGGCGCGGGCTGATGATCGGCGTGGAGATCGTGCGGGACCAGAAGACCAAGGAAAAAGCCGCGGATCTGCGCAAGCAGATCGTGAACTTGGCCTTCCGCAAGGGACTGCTGATCCTGAGCGCCGGGGAGTGCACATTCCGGCTCTCGCCGCCGCTGCTGATCGATGAAGAGCAGGCGGACTTCGCGGTGCGCACGCTCGAAGAGTGCTTCCGCGAAGTGGAGAAGAGTCTCTAACGCCGAGGCGCAGAGACCGCAGCGGAGAACGGAACAAGAAAAATCCCGTGGTTGCCGGAGAAGAGCGCTGGCGGCCGCGGGATTTTTGTTTTTCCGCGGGCCGCCATTTCGGAAATTCCGACGATTCCGCCGAGCGGGAGGCGTTCAGGCGGAACCCCCGGCGAAGCTTTTCGCTCGGACTCAGCCAGCCGTAGAACGGATGGTCTTTTCGGTCCAGCGCCGGCGCACGGCAGCCAGAAATTGCTCTTTGTCTTTTTTCATTTGCCGGACGAGCGCTGGATTCCCGGTCTCCTCATGCGCGGCGGCCCAGAGGACCATTTCCGTGAGGACCGGGGCAAGATCGATTCCTTTCGGGGTGAGCAAGTAAATCAGTTTTCGGGCGTCCGAGGAGTCTCGTTCCGCGGTAATGATTCCATGGGCTTCCAGCTTCCGCAGGCGATCTGCCAATATGTTCGTGGCGATTCCTTCGTAGGACTGGAGGAATTCCTTGTAGGTCCGGAAGCCCCGCAGCATTATGTCGCGGATAATCAGCAACGACCAGCGATCGCCCAGCATCTCCAGGGACGCATTCAGCGGACACCCCGAGCGCCGCTTGGGACTCAGCTTCTTCTTTCGCATATTTTTACAGTAACATATTGTCACTTGCATTGTACAAGTAAGATGTGCACACTAACTCCCGTCATGCGAGCGACCTTTAACGGAGGTCACCTGGCCCCATCGGGAGGAAACATTCATGCAACCAGGTACTCAGATGGATCCCGCCTCGAAGAAGAGGCTCTGGGCCGGACGTATGCTGAGCGGCCTGCCGGTCCTGTTGCTGCTCTTCAGCGGCGTACTAAAACTGATCAAGCCGGCGCCTGTCGTACAGGGATTTGCGCACTTCGGATATCCGGAAAGCCTCGTTCTGGTCATCGGGATGCTCGAACTCGGCTGTACGATCGTCTACGTGATTCCGCGCACCTCCGTCCTTGGCGCGATCCTGCTGACCGGCTATCTTGGCGGGGCCACCGCCACGAACGTGCGCGTCGGCGATCCATTGTTCTTTGTCCCAGCCATTCTCGGCGTGCTGGTCTGGGGCGGGCTTTTCTTGCGCGATGACCGGGTGCGCGCGCTGATTCCTGTGCGAGGCCAGGCAGCGCAGTAGCAGGAGCACGATCAGCGGTTCCGGACGGAGAGTTTCGATTTGTCTGAATGAGCGCATAGGCGAAGCACTGAAAGGAGAGAGGAATGAGCAAAGTACGCGTACTGGTGGGCACACGCAAAGGCGCATTCATCCTGACAGCGGATGGCAAGCGCGAACGGTGGGATGTCAGCGGCCCGCACTTTGCGGGCTGGGAGATCTATCACCTCAAGGGTTCATCTGTGAACCCAAATCGATTGTATGCGTCGCAGAACAGCGGCTGGTTTGGGCAGATTATTCAGCGCTCCGATGACGGCGGCAAAACTTGGATACAGCCAGGGACACCGCCGGGCGAATCGATCACAGCGCCGGGGGGGATGCCCAAGGGCGAGAGCAACAAGTTCGTATA encodes:
- a CDS encoding acetyl ornithine aminotransferase family protein, translating into MQTTVESKLPRLVTALPGPQAKRIVEYDGKFMSPSYTREYQLVAKRGRGAIVEDVDGNTFLDFAAGIAVCATGHCHPKVVDAIQKQAAELIHMSGTDFFYECLPQLAERLVKTMPGAEPKRVFFGNSGTEAVEGAIKLARYTTKRDKIIAFYGCFHGRTLGSLSLTASKAAQRKGFGTMLGGIEHIPYPDAYRCAHGHTKETCGTEIIEQLENDIFKRLFDPADVAAIIIEPIQGEGGYIAAPKAFLQELQRICRKNGIMLIADEVQSGIGRTGKWWAYEHAGIEPDIITTAKGIASGMPLGAFIARESVMNWQPGSHGTTFGGNPVCIAAALATMDLVESGYMENARRMGDYLFGKMADWTKKFKIVGDVRGRGLMIGVEIVRDQKTKEKAADLRKQIVNLAFRKGLLILSAGECTFRLSPPLLIDEEQADFAVRTLEECFREVEKSL
- a CDS encoding helix-turn-helix transcriptional regulator; translation: MRKKKLSPKRRSGCPLNASLEMLGDRWSLLIIRDIMLRGFRTYKEFLQSYEGIATNILADRLRKLEAHGIITAERDSSDARKLIYLLTPKGIDLAPVLTEMVLWAAAHEETGNPALVRQMKKDKEQFLAAVRRRWTEKTIRSTAG
- a CDS encoding DoxX family protein, whose protein sequence is MQPGTQMDPASKKRLWAGRMLSGLPVLLLLFSGVLKLIKPAPVVQGFAHFGYPESLVLVIGMLELGCTIVYVIPRTSVLGAILLTGYLGGATATNVRVGDPLFFVPAILGVLVWGGLFLRDDRVRALIPVRGQAAQ